One Caulobacter segnis genomic window carries:
- the chrA gene encoding chromate efflux transporter: MKLKAAPSFAQALPVWLKIGLLGFGGPAGQIALLHREVVERRDWVDDDEFARALSFCMLLPGPEAQQLATWLGWRLHGIRGGVAAGLLFVLPGLAVMLGLSALYVAHGRSDWAGPVLLGLKAAVVALVLQALLKIGKRAIKDRLAAFVCGAAFALLAFTTVPFPLVILAAGVLGWATAKDTGQPVLAGKPLKGQGKTALACLALWLAPIALAWIVAPGSTLAWMGLSFGGLAAISFGGAYAALAYIGQAASAFGWLSATQMLDGLGLAETTPGPLILVFVFVGFVGAFQAAPAEWAWVLAVLGGLMAAWVTFAPSFLWIFAGGPLFERWGRRPRPSRALSLISAASVGVIGQLALWFAIHLFFRSGQTMEVAGVLRVMLPDLASLDYAALGLTVLALMLTFATRLPMLAMIAVLVVAGVLLKATGLS, translated from the coding sequence TTGAAGCTCAAGGCCGCCCCCAGCTTCGCGCAGGCCCTGCCGGTCTGGCTGAAGATCGGTCTGCTGGGCTTCGGCGGTCCGGCCGGGCAGATCGCGCTGCTGCATCGCGAGGTGGTCGAGCGGCGCGACTGGGTCGACGACGACGAGTTCGCGCGCGCCTTGAGCTTCTGCATGCTGCTGCCCGGGCCCGAGGCTCAGCAGTTGGCGACCTGGCTGGGGTGGCGACTGCACGGGATCCGCGGCGGTGTCGCGGCGGGCCTGCTGTTCGTGCTGCCGGGCCTGGCGGTGATGCTGGGCCTCTCCGCGCTTTATGTCGCCCATGGTCGCTCGGACTGGGCCGGTCCGGTGCTGCTGGGGCTGAAGGCCGCGGTGGTGGCCCTGGTGCTGCAGGCCCTGCTGAAGATCGGCAAGCGGGCGATCAAGGATCGCCTGGCCGCCTTCGTCTGCGGCGCGGCCTTCGCCCTGCTGGCCTTCACCACCGTGCCTTTCCCGCTGGTGATCCTGGCGGCCGGCGTCCTGGGCTGGGCGACGGCCAAGGACACGGGCCAGCCGGTCCTGGCCGGCAAGCCGCTGAAGGGGCAGGGCAAGACCGCGCTGGCGTGCCTGGCGCTGTGGCTGGCGCCGATCGCCCTGGCCTGGATCGTCGCGCCGGGCTCGACCCTGGCCTGGATGGGGCTGTCGTTCGGGGGGCTGGCGGCGATCAGCTTTGGCGGCGCCTACGCGGCCCTGGCCTATATCGGCCAGGCGGCCTCGGCGTTCGGCTGGCTGTCGGCGACTCAGATGCTGGACGGCCTGGGCTTGGCCGAGACCACGCCGGGCCCGCTGATCCTGGTCTTCGTCTTCGTGGGCTTCGTCGGGGCCTTCCAGGCCGCGCCGGCCGAGTGGGCCTGGGTCCTGGCCGTGCTGGGCGGGCTGATGGCGGCGTGGGTGACCTTCGCCCCCTCGTTCCTGTGGATCTTCGCCGGCGGGCCCCTGTTCGAGCGCTGGGGGCGGCGACCGCGCCCGTCGCGCGCGCTGTCCCTGATCTCGGCCGCCTCGGTCGGGGTGATCGGCCAGCTGGCCCTGTGGTTCGCCATCCATCTCTTCTTCCGCAGCGGCCAGACGATGGAGGTCGCGGGCGTGCTGCGGGTGATGCTGCCCGACCTCGCCAGTCTGGACTACGCGGCTCTGGGCCTGACCGTCCTGGCGCTGATGCTGACCTTCGCCACGCGCCTGCCGATGCTGGCGATGATCGCCGTCCTGGTGGTCGCGGGCGTGCTGCTGAAGGCGACGGGACTGAGTTGA
- the phaH gene encoding phasin PhaH: MVSIFTFLPEFQADKVEPETAPRVVVGAVSPLWLMFGGAAAAGATYWWWANRWREAVNLEALMALTPEPVAPPVESVAVLEAAPEPIIEAEPIIEAVALVAETTEAVLDEAQDIVETAAESVVEAVVAANEDVAEAVVAPVIEAEPIVTETVEAVAEAPVEVAEAAAPVVEAVAETAQGAADDLTRLVGVGPKLAASLAELGVTTFGQIAAWTPDELASFDQLLNLKGRAERDAWIAQAKRLTATPAEV; encoded by the coding sequence ATGGTTTCGATCTTCACTTTTCTTCCCGAGTTCCAGGCCGACAAGGTCGAGCCCGAGACCGCGCCGCGCGTGGTGGTCGGGGCGGTCTCGCCGCTCTGGCTGATGTTCGGCGGCGCGGCCGCCGCGGGGGCCACCTACTGGTGGTGGGCCAACCGCTGGCGCGAGGCGGTGAACCTCGAAGCGCTGATGGCCTTGACGCCCGAGCCCGTGGCTCCGCCGGTCGAGAGCGTCGCGGTGCTGGAAGCCGCGCCCGAGCCGATCATCGAGGCCGAGCCGATCATCGAGGCCGTCGCCCTGGTCGCCGAGACGACCGAGGCGGTGCTGGACGAGGCCCAGGACATAGTCGAGACGGCCGCCGAATCCGTGGTCGAGGCCGTGGTCGCCGCCAACGAGGATGTCGCCGAGGCGGTGGTCGCGCCCGTGATTGAGGCCGAGCCCATCGTCACGGAGACCGTTGAGGCGGTCGCCGAGGCGCCGGTCGAGGTCGCCGAAGCCGCCGCGCCGGTGGTCGAGGCCGTCGCCGAGACCGCGCAGGGCGCCGCCGACGACCTGACCCGCCTGGTCGGTGTCGGTCCCAAGCTGGCCGCTTCGCTGGCGGAACTGGGCGTCACCACCTTCGGCCAGATCGCCGCCTGGACGCCTGACGAACTGGCCTCGTTCGACCAGCTGCTGAACCTGAAGGGCCGCGCCGAGCGCGACGCCTGGATCGCCCAGGCCAAGCGTCTGACCGCCACGCCCGCCGAAGTCTGA
- a CDS encoding TonB-dependent receptor plug domain-containing protein: MLTHRRHLLASTIIAGLAVGVALPAMAQTAAPLQTTEDAAKTSDNAEVEAVVVTGSRIKRNEFNSPDPVQVITADQGRLKGIGNTAQLLQSSTIASGSPQITAAVSSAFVTDGGPGSETISLRGLGANRTLVLLNGRRAGPAGVRGGVSAFDLNVLPVAAIDRVEILKDGASSIYGSDAVAGVVNIITKRGQDGFTVDAFASQPQKHGGAEFRSSVGWGKTFSRGFFNITYDYAKKTEQTNGQRGYTNCGQQYIFDASGKRKDTIDPRTGKTQCRDLLYDQVWLYTFPDFDAPNGKLQYNYGNNLGQYIPQYPAGGAANYPGLPANWFVVGDSLDPANPDMGVLDYNSPYNLASSLTPRTERNTVFAQASFDVNDHVEAYGEVLLNRRATKTNGYRQFWTYLYTEDLGDPFSTGFTGDFVLSPTPVTPLNRAGQKVDYQRYVGGLRGDFGKTGFLKSWDWDIFAQYSHNKGLYSQDVILADAVNSADGRSDFGSFGLGQANSIPRATASCVGYTTPVSKRKCVDVNWMSADFLAGKYTPEEQAFLFDTETGKTIYKQLAIEGSVSGDLFKLPAGMVGAAFGAAYRRDEINDTPGPITRAGNIWGSSTAGITAGKDKTKEIYGELSVPIFKDLPFAQSVDLSLSGRYTDVDSYGSDETYKIGLNWQVIPSIRLRATRGTSFRAPALFELYKNAETSFVSQRNLDPCIRWQAALTAGTLPQYVADNCKAAGIPGTYTGAGAQATVTSGGGAGALQAETSKATTYGVIWTPKFADLKVAVDYFDIEVNDEITQLGAARIVTGCYRSLSFPTDPLCSLFKRGPSGLVTAVTDNYLNIASQLNKGLDLTVNYGQDLPWDVRLDMELQSTWQFKDTTALFADTVVDSNGFVGDPDWTGQLNFRFTKGDWAALWGIDMVGKASDAEDYADSNTTKTTFYKVHTEFTAYHSISLQKKFEDFTLLGGVANLFDEAPPQVSQNAGNYNMVGRSVLSSQYDYIGRRLFVSFQAKF, translated from the coding sequence ATGCTCACCCATCGTAGACATCTTCTGGCCTCGACGATCATCGCAGGGCTGGCGGTCGGCGTGGCCCTGCCGGCCATGGCCCAGACGGCCGCGCCGCTGCAGACCACCGAAGACGCCGCCAAGACCTCGGACAACGCCGAGGTCGAAGCCGTCGTGGTCACCGGCTCGCGCATCAAGCGCAACGAATTCAACAGCCCCGATCCCGTGCAAGTGATCACGGCTGACCAAGGCCGACTGAAGGGGATCGGCAACACGGCTCAGCTGCTGCAGTCGTCGACCATCGCCTCGGGCTCGCCGCAGATCACCGCGGCTGTCTCGAGCGCCTTCGTCACCGACGGCGGCCCGGGCTCGGAAACCATCTCGCTGCGCGGCCTCGGCGCCAACCGCACCCTGGTCCTGCTGAACGGTCGTCGCGCCGGCCCGGCCGGCGTGCGCGGCGGCGTGTCGGCCTTCGACCTGAACGTGCTGCCGGTGGCGGCCATCGACCGCGTCGAGATCCTGAAGGACGGCGCCTCGTCGATCTACGGTTCGGACGCTGTGGCCGGGGTGGTCAACATCATCACCAAGCGCGGCCAGGATGGCTTCACCGTCGACGCCTTCGCCAGCCAACCGCAAAAGCACGGCGGCGCCGAGTTCCGCAGCAGCGTCGGCTGGGGCAAGACCTTCTCGCGCGGCTTCTTCAACATCACGTACGATTACGCCAAGAAGACTGAGCAGACGAACGGCCAGCGCGGCTACACCAACTGCGGTCAGCAATACATCTTCGACGCCAGCGGCAAGCGCAAGGACACGATCGACCCGCGCACCGGCAAGACCCAGTGCCGCGACCTGCTGTACGATCAGGTCTGGCTGTACACCTTCCCGGACTTCGACGCCCCGAACGGTAAGCTGCAGTACAACTACGGCAACAACCTGGGCCAATACATCCCGCAGTATCCGGCGGGCGGCGCGGCCAACTATCCGGGCCTGCCGGCCAACTGGTTCGTGGTCGGCGACAGCCTCGACCCGGCCAACCCCGACATGGGCGTGCTGGACTACAACAGCCCGTATAACCTGGCCTCGTCCCTGACCCCGCGCACCGAGCGCAACACGGTCTTCGCCCAGGCCTCGTTCGACGTGAACGACCACGTCGAGGCCTATGGCGAAGTGCTGCTGAACCGCCGCGCCACCAAGACCAACGGCTATCGCCAGTTCTGGACCTACCTCTACACCGAGGACCTTGGCGACCCCTTCAGCACCGGCTTCACGGGGGACTTTGTCCTCAGCCCGACCCCGGTCACGCCGCTGAACCGCGCCGGCCAGAAGGTCGATTACCAGCGCTATGTCGGCGGCCTGCGGGGCGACTTCGGCAAGACGGGCTTCCTGAAGAGCTGGGACTGGGACATCTTCGCGCAGTACAGCCACAACAAGGGCCTGTATTCGCAGGACGTCATCCTGGCCGACGCCGTCAACAGCGCCGACGGCCGCAGCGACTTCGGCTCTTTCGGCCTGGGCCAGGCCAACTCGATCCCGCGCGCCACCGCCTCGTGCGTCGGCTACACTACGCCGGTCAGCAAGCGTAAGTGCGTGGACGTGAACTGGATGTCGGCCGACTTCCTGGCCGGCAAGTACACGCCCGAAGAGCAGGCCTTCCTGTTCGACACCGAAACCGGCAAGACCATCTACAAGCAGCTGGCCATCGAAGGTTCGGTCTCGGGCGACCTGTTCAAGCTGCCGGCCGGCATGGTCGGCGCCGCCTTCGGCGCGGCCTACCGCCGCGACGAGATCAATGACACCCCCGGTCCGATCACTCGGGCCGGCAACATCTGGGGTTCGTCGACCGCGGGCATCACCGCGGGCAAGGACAAGACCAAGGAGATTTACGGCGAACTGAGCGTGCCGATCTTCAAGGATCTTCCGTTCGCCCAATCGGTCGATCTGTCGCTGTCGGGCCGCTACACCGACGTCGACAGCTACGGCAGCGACGAAACCTACAAGATCGGCCTGAACTGGCAGGTCATCCCGTCGATCCGTCTGCGCGCCACGCGGGGCACCTCGTTCCGCGCCCCGGCGCTGTTCGAGCTGTACAAGAACGCCGAAACCTCGTTTGTCTCGCAACGTAACCTCGACCCCTGCATCCGCTGGCAGGCGGCGCTGACGGCGGGCACCCTGCCGCAGTACGTCGCCGACAACTGCAAGGCCGCCGGCATCCCGGGAACCTACACCGGCGCGGGCGCCCAGGCGACCGTGACTTCCGGTGGCGGCGCCGGTGCTCTGCAGGCCGAAACCTCGAAGGCTACGACCTACGGCGTGATCTGGACGCCGAAGTTCGCCGACCTGAAGGTGGCGGTCGACTACTTCGACATCGAGGTAAACGACGAGATCACCCAACTGGGCGCGGCCCGAATCGTCACGGGTTGCTACCGCTCGCTGAGCTTCCCGACTGATCCGCTGTGCTCGCTGTTCAAGCGCGGCCCGTCGGGCCTCGTCACGGCGGTGACCGACAATTACCTGAACATCGCCTCGCAGCTGAACAAGGGTCTGGACCTGACCGTCAACTACGGCCAGGATCTGCCCTGGGATGTCCGTCTGGACATGGAGCTGCAGTCGACCTGGCAGTTCAAGGACACCACGGCCCTGTTCGCTGACACCGTCGTCGACAGCAACGGCTTCGTGGGCGATCCGGACTGGACCGGCCAGTTGAACTTCCGCTTCACCAAGGGCGACTGGGCGGCTCTGTGGGGTATCGACATGGTCGGCAAGGCGTCCGACGCCGAAGACTATGCCGACAGCAACACGACCAAGACCACGTTCTACAAGGTCCACACCGAATTCACGGCCTATCACAGCATCTCCCTGCAGAAGAAGTTCGAGGACTTCACTCTGCTGGGCGGCGTGGCCAACCTGTTCGATGAGGCGCCTCCCCAAGTCAGCCAAAACGCCGGCAACTACAACATGGTCGGCCGCTCGGTGCTCTCGTCGCAGTACGACTACATCGGTCGTCGCCTGTTCGTCAGCTTCCAGGCGAAGTTCTAA
- the rlmJ gene encoding 23S rRNA (adenine(2030)-N(6))-methyltransferase RlmJ, giving the protein MNYRHAFHAGNFADLHKHAILLSMLSALQGESEALSVIDTHAGAGGYDLSGEMARRSGEAQAGIFRLRAATDAPPVFGPLLKAVAEMNGGGAGDLYPGSPVLMARGLRKADRYAGCELRPDDAQLLRETLAPYANAQALEADGFATAVQRAGKGGRAFVVIDPPFERPDDYQRIAETTKAVLARAQDAALAIWLPIKDLETFDAFLRAMETVTDRLLVAELRLRPLTDPMKMNGCAMVMIGAPAGVDDAATQAGDWIAARLGEAGGRSRVWRT; this is encoded by the coding sequence ATGAACTACCGCCACGCCTTTCACGCCGGCAACTTCGCCGACCTGCACAAGCACGCGATCCTGCTGAGCATGCTGTCGGCCCTGCAGGGCGAAAGCGAGGCCCTGTCGGTGATCGACACCCACGCGGGGGCAGGCGGCTATGATCTTTCCGGCGAGATGGCCCGCCGCTCGGGCGAGGCGCAGGCGGGGATCTTCCGGCTGAGGGCCGCCACCGATGCGCCGCCGGTGTTCGGCCCGTTGCTGAAGGCCGTGGCCGAGATGAACGGGGGAGGGGCGGGGGATCTCTATCCTGGCTCGCCGGTGCTGATGGCGCGAGGCCTGCGCAAGGCCGACCGCTACGCGGGCTGCGAGCTGCGGCCTGACGACGCCCAACTGCTGCGCGAGACCCTGGCGCCCTACGCCAACGCCCAGGCGCTGGAGGCGGACGGCTTCGCCACCGCCGTCCAGCGGGCGGGCAAGGGCGGCCGGGCCTTCGTGGTCATCGATCCGCCGTTCGAGCGGCCGGACGACTACCAACGCATCGCCGAAACCACGAAGGCCGTGCTGGCGCGCGCCCAGGACGCCGCGTTGGCCATCTGGCTGCCGATCAAGGACCTGGAGACCTTCGACGCCTTCCTGCGCGCGATGGAAACCGTCACGGACCGCCTGCTAGTCGCCGAGCTCCGCCTCCGCCCCCTGACGGACCCCATGAAGATGAACGGCTGCGCGATGGTGATGATCGGGGCGCCGGCCGGCGTCGACGACGCGGCGACCCAGGCCGGCGACTGGATCGCCGCGCGCCTGGGCGAGGCCGGCGGCCGCTCGCGCGTCTGGCGGACGTGA